Within Spirochaetaceae bacterium, the genomic segment CGACGGGCTGCCGGTGGGCCTGCAGATCGTCGGCCGCCGCCGCTGTGACAGCACGGTGCTGGCCGCCGCCGCCGCGTTCGAGGCCGCCCACCCCTGGGCCCACCACCGGCCGCCGCTGTAGGAGACCCGGCGTCGACGCCATCCACGAACCGCTCGCCGGGGGGCCGCCGCGGCGCGCAAGCGTCCGTCCCGGTGCCTCCGGCGCCCCTGACGGTCCGCGCCGGCGCCTCGGGAAGGCCCGATACACGCTCCCCCTGTCCATGTTGCGTGCACTACGGTGCCGGCGCCGCGGCGGCGGTGCTACGCCGCCCGGGAACGGGTAATATCGAAGCCATGGCAAAACGTCCTCACGTGCTCCTGATCGTCACCGACCACTGGCCGGCGGCCCTGTTCGGCTGCGCCGGCCATCCGGCGATCCAGACCCCTACCCTCGACGCGCTCGCGTCCAGCGGCATCCGCTATACCAACGCCTACTCCGAGTGTCCGGTGTGCATTCCCGCCCGCCGCACGCTGATGACCGGCACCAGCCCGCGCACCCATGGCGACCGCGTGTTCTCCGAACGCATGCCGATGCCCGACCTGCCCACCCTCGCCGGCACGTTCCGGGCCGCCGGCTACCAGGCCAACGCCGTGGGCAAGCTGCACGTCTACCCGCAGCGCGACCGCATCGGCTTCGACGACGTGATTCTTGACGAGGAGGGGCGCACGCAGTACGGCGTTACCGACGACTACGAGCTGTTTCTCGGCGACGAAGGCTTCCCCGGCCAGCAGTTCGGTCACGGCATGGGCAACAACCGCTACGTCAGCCGCCCGTGGCACCTGCCGGAGCACACTCATGCCACCAACTGGGCCACCGCGGCGATGGTGCGCACCATCAAGCGCCGCGATCCCACCAGGCCCGCGTTCTGGTACCTCTCGTACCGCCATCCGCATCCGCCGCTGGTGCCGCTGGCCGCCTATCTCGACCAGTACCGCGAGCCGGTCGACGAGCCCTGCCTCGGGAGCTGGGCGCGGGACCCCGCCGCCATGCCGCTGCGCCTGCGCGCGGTGCGGGAGCGGACCGCGTACCTGGCGACTCCGGCCCAGGTGGACGCCGCCCGCCGCGCCTTCTACGCCCTGTGCACCCACATCGACCACCAGCTCAGCGTGGTGATCGGCACCCTGCGCGAGGAGGCGCTGCTCGACGACACCATCATCTGCTTCACCTCCGACCACGGCGACATGCTCGGCAACCACGGCATGTGGGGCAAGCAGTTGTTCTACGAGTACTCGGCCAACGTGCCGTTCCTGCTGATCGGAGCGGACAGCGCGAGCAGCCGCATCGAGCCGGGCGTCGATCACCGCCTCGTCGGCCTGGCGGACGTGATGCCGACCCTGCTGGAACTCGCCGACGTGGACGTGCCCGAGACCGTCGAGGGCCGCTCCGCGGTCACCGCCACGCCGCGCCCCTCGCTGTACGGCGAAATGAGCGACGACATTTACGCCAGCCGCATGCTGCACGACGGGCGCCATAAGCTGATCTACTACCCGGCGGGCAACCGCAGCCAGCTCTTCGACCTGCAAACCGACCCGAGCGAGTTGACCGACCTGGGCGGCGCCCCGGAATCGGACGCCGTTCGCCGACGCCTGGAGGCAAGCCTGGTGGAGCAGCTCTACGGCAACGACCTGGCGTGGGTGCGCGACGGCGAGCTGATCGGTGTGCCCGACCGCACCTACCGCCCCGGCGGCAACAAGGACCTCGGCAGCCAGCGCGGCGGCCACTGGCCACCGCCGCCGCGCACCGACATGCAGCAGATCCGCTGGCTCACCGGCTCCACCTGATTCGGATCAGCGCGGCGGCGGGGCGCCCGGCCACGGTTCGCCGTCGACCAGGATCTCCTCGGTCTCCTCTTCCACCTTGAACGCCACCATGCCGCGCGCCTGGTAGTTGGCGAGCGCGTGCGGGTGGTCCTCGGTGCAGGTATGCAGCCACACCCGTCCGGTGCCGATCTCGCGCCCTCGCTGCACGGCGTCGCCCAGCAGGTAGCCGCCGAGGGCGCGGCCCACGAACGCCGGCAGCACGCCGAAATACACGATCTCCACGCCTTCGCCGCTGCCCGCCGGGCCGGGACGCAACTCGAAGTACCCGGCCGGCGTCCCGTCGACGTAGCCGGCCCAGGTCTCCAGCCCCGGGGTTGCCAGGTACTCCTGCCACTGCGCGTAGCTCCACCGCAGCCGCGAATTCCAATTCCAGCGCCAGCCCACGGCGGTATACAGGAAGCGGTTGAACTCCGGGCTCGCCACCGCCGCCTGCCGCAACTCGTAGTCCGGCCGCGGGCGCGCCGGCGGCCGTAGCGGCGCCTCCACCGCAATCTCCAGGTAGGTTGTCCGCACCGATCGCTTCACCGTTGCCATCACCGCACGCCCGTGAGCCCGTTACCAGGCGAAGTTGCCGTCGCCGTCGAGCGGCGAACCGGGGTTCCAGGCCACTTCCCACAGGTGTCCGTCGAGATCCTGAAAGTAGCCCGAGTGCCCGCCCCAGAACACATCCTGCGCCGGCTTGACGACGGTGCCGCCGGCGCGCTCGGCCTCGGCGAGCACCGCGGCAACCTCCTCGCGAGTCCTGACGTTATGAGCCAGGGTGACGGCGCCGGTAGGCGAGCCGTCGATGCCGGGCACTCCGATGTCCTCCAGCAGCTTGACGCGTGGATAGAGGGCAACCCCGACGCCATTGAGCGTGAAGGTCACGATGGACTCGGCCAGGTCCTCGTGTGCAATGCGCCAGCCGAGCGCCTCGTAGAATGCCCGTGCACGCGGCAGATCGTCCACGCCCAACGTAACGATGCTGAGCCGCTGTTCCATTTCTCGCTCTTTGCTCCTTGCCGCTGCCGATGAATCCGCCGCACCGCCGCCGCCCGGCGGCACTCGGAAGCCGGCGGCGGTTGGTTGCGTCGTCGTGGCATGAAGAGTAGCACGAATGAGACCGGCGGCGTGCGCCGTGCGAGCTGCTCGCCGCGCGCCGGCCCGAGCGAGGACGATGTGGGTTCGGGCGCGCCGCCTGTGCCGCGCGAGGTGCGACAGCTCGCCGCGCGCCGCCCACGGCTGGCGCGGGCGGCCTTGGCAGGGTACGGTAGGCCGCATGGCGCGATTGCGCGAACCCGCTCCCCCGCCGACGGTGCCGGGTGTGGTGGTGAACCACACGCCCGCCGCCCGGCAGCAGTACAATGGGTGCCCGTCGATCGCCGTGCTGCCGGACGGCGACTACGTGGCCAGTCACTCGCTGTTCGGACCCGGCGCCACCAACACCGACAGCTTCATCTACCGTTCCGGCGACCGCGGGCAGTCGTGGCGGCGCATCGCCGACGTGCACGGCCAGATCTGGTCGAAGCTGTTCGTGCATCGCGGCGACCTCTACCTGATCGGCACCGACCACTGCGACCGCTACGGCGGACGGCTGAACGGCAGAGTGGTGATCCGCCGTTCCACCGACGGCGGCGCCACCTGGAGTGACGCACGCGGCGCGGGCGGCGGCCTGCTCAGCGACGAGGACGGCTACCACACCGCGGCGGTGGCCCTGGCCGAGCACGGCGGCCGCCTGTGGAAGGCGATGGAGTTCGCGCCCGAACCGGACCGCAAGACCTGGCAGGCGTTCGTGATCTCGGCGCCGGTCGATGCCGATCTGCTCGACCGCGCAAGCTGGACCTCCAGCGAGCGCCTGTCCCACCTGTGGTCGGGCAACCAGTGGATCGAGGGCAACGTGGTCGTCGCTCCCGGCGGCGAGCTGTTGAACGTACTGCGCCAGGACCAGTCACCCGACCGTTTCGCTACCGGCGCGCCCGAGCGCGCGGTGGCGGTGCGGATAGCGCCGGACGGAGGTAGCCTCGATCACGACCCGGATCGCGGCTACCTCAGTTTCCCCGGCGCCAACACCAAGTTCACCGTTGGCCACGATCCGGTCAGCGGCTGTTACCTGGCCCTGGTCAACCCGCAGGAGCGGCCCACCGACTACCGCAGCCGCCTGGTGCTCAGCGCCTCCCGCGACCTCTGGCGGTGGCACATCGTCAGCGAGTTGCTCCACCACCCCGACCCGGCCAAGCACGCGTTCCAGTACGTGGACTGGGTGTTCGACGGCGACGACATCATCTACCTGTCGCGCACCGCCTACGACGACGACCACGGTGGCGCCCACCGCGCCCACGACGCCAACTTCACCACCTTCCACCGCATCCCGCGGTTCCGGTCGCTCCTGCGGGTTCTGAGCCGCGAATAGCGGCCCGTGCTCGCGACGGGCTGCCGGTACGGGTCGCCTTGTGGCGAGCCACCCGGACGTGCGCTGCTGGTGTGCGCCCGCACGCCGCGGCAGATGGAGCATGCGGCGGCCCGCTGGCGGCGGTGCGCCTGTCGCCCCGGCACGGCGCTGCCGGCCGCGTCAGCGCACCTCGGCGCGGGATTGAGCAGCCCGTGGCGAAACTCCGGCTGCATTCGAGCGGCGCGGCATCCCGGCTGGCTGCGCTGCTCCTCGCTCACACATTCCCGATGTGCTCGTTCGTCGCGCCTTGCTGTCCGGACGCTTCGCCGCTCTCGGTGCGACGCCGGGTTCCACCATGGGCCGCCAAGCGGGCGCGCAGGTCGGCGATCACCCGCGTGGGAGCAACGTCGCCGGCGTGGGCCGGACCGCGGTAGTCGCGGACGAACGGCAGCACGAACGGCTCGTCGAAAGGGCGGAACGGCACCATGGCGGCGATCTCGGCGATGCGCGCCAGCACGTCGTCCGGCAGCGGGCCGCGCTCGGCCGCCGCCACGTTCATCTCCACCTCGGCCACCGAGCGCGCGCCGGTCAGGGTGCACGATATGTCGGGGTTGGACAGCACGAAGCGCAACGCCAGCTCCGGCAGGCCGATGCCCAGTTCGTCCACGAACGCGTACAGCGCGCGGTACTGGGCACGCCGCGGAGGCGACAGCCAGCGCGCGCCATGCTCCACCTCGTCC encodes:
- a CDS encoding GNAT family N-acetyltransferase — protein: MKRSVRTTYLEIAVEAPLRPPARPRPDYELRQAAVASPEFNRFLYTAVGWRWNWNSRLRWSYAQWQEYLATPGLETWAGYVDGTPAGYFELRPGPAGSGEGVEIVYFGVLPAFVGRALGGYLLGDAVQRGREIGTGRVWLHTCTEDHPHALANYQARGMVAFKVEEETEEILVDGEPWPGAPPPR
- a CDS encoding VOC family protein produces the protein MEQRLSIVTLGVDDLPRARAFYEALGWRIAHEDLAESIVTFTLNGVGVALYPRVKLLEDIGVPGIDGSPTGAVTLAHNVRTREEVAAVLAEAERAGGTVVKPAQDVFWGGHSGYFQDLDGHLWEVAWNPGSPLDGDGNFAW
- a CDS encoding sulfatase-like hydrolase/transferase, which encodes MAKRPHVLLIVTDHWPAALFGCAGHPAIQTPTLDALASSGIRYTNAYSECPVCIPARRTLMTGTSPRTHGDRVFSERMPMPDLPTLAGTFRAAGYQANAVGKLHVYPQRDRIGFDDVILDEEGRTQYGVTDDYELFLGDEGFPGQQFGHGMGNNRYVSRPWHLPEHTHATNWATAAMVRTIKRRDPTRPAFWYLSYRHPHPPLVPLAAYLDQYREPVDEPCLGSWARDPAAMPLRLRAVRERTAYLATPAQVDAARRAFYALCTHIDHQLSVVIGTLREEALLDDTIICFTSDHGDMLGNHGMWGKQLFYEYSANVPFLLIGADSASSRIEPGVDHRLVGLADVMPTLLELADVDVPETVEGRSAVTATPRPSLYGEMSDDIYASRMLHDGRHKLIYYPAGNRSQLFDLQTDPSELTDLGGAPESDAVRRRLEASLVEQLYGNDLAWVRDGELIGVPDRTYRPGGNKDLGSQRGGHWPPPPRTDMQQIRWLTGST
- a CDS encoding sialidase family protein; its protein translation is MARLREPAPPPTVPGVVVNHTPAARQQYNGCPSIAVLPDGDYVASHSLFGPGATNTDSFIYRSGDRGQSWRRIADVHGQIWSKLFVHRGDLYLIGTDHCDRYGGRLNGRVVIRRSTDGGATWSDARGAGGGLLSDEDGYHTAAVALAEHGGRLWKAMEFAPEPDRKTWQAFVISAPVDADLLDRASWTSSERLSHLWSGNQWIEGNVVVAPGGELLNVLRQDQSPDRFATGAPERAVAVRIAPDGGSLDHDPDRGYLSFPGANTKFTVGHDPVSGCYLALVNPQERPTDYRSRLVLSASRDLWRWHIVSELLHHPDPAKHAFQYVDWVFDGDDIIYLSRTAYDDDHGGAHRAHDANFTTFHRIPRFRSLLRVLSRE